In Hyperolius riggenbachi isolate aHypRig1 chromosome 1, aHypRig1.pri, whole genome shotgun sequence, the genomic window gctgcctaatctagaatttccctaaatcccaggttctaaattggctgaaacttccatgcgTCAAACGCTCTCTTTGTTTTGAATACTGTAAATAGTTGACATTTAAAATAATTATAACATTTTTGTTTGTAAAttacttaattaccttatcttgtgagaaTTAACGTAATTTGAAAATGTTTATTCATTCTGACATTTGATATCGGGTCATATTTGACgtccagttaattaaaaatggatgtcaccagctatcttgtctgctggttgacttatttggcccagacattgagactttcgaacattaaacaatgtcattcatgacgcatttctgataatgtatccttctgctaattagtttggaatatgTCTGTCCTTTTCCAAAAATAAAATTGGTCAGGTTGACCCAGTAATACagacctgtaagagccttcagcaatttaaggcttattgaaacatacagggcttttaatatacttatttaaatataaaacttattagataattcttcttaaaacaattaatcatataatatATAATTGTACATTAAAATGtagtaatataaaatcatgttctatatagtTGCCTTTCCACCGGCAGATGTCACCATTTCATCATGTAAATAACAAGcagtattaataataattataagacaatgaaaccgccaggtggcataattgtccTAAATATGGGACAACCTTGCAAAGTTCTATTAACATTCCAGAATTTTTGCTAAATATGGGACAACCTTGCAAAGTTCTATTAACATTCCAGAATTTTTGCTAACGCCTGCTAACCCAAACATCTATGTGGAACACATCTAAAGTGTTTTGAAACTTTAGATgtgtatttcaaagtattaagtgtatttcaaagtattaaattatattatactagtagacccaagcctgtttaaaaacgggctctaggtccttTTTCTACCGCCGCCGCCAGTGTGCATGCGCGAGCACGCACCCGTCGCACTCGCCCACCTCGCTTTCTGGTCTCGTCCAGCTGTCTGTACTgtgtacatgcgcagtagcaaataaCAGGGACAGCTGGACACAGCGACACAGAGATTATTATAGAAGATAGATATCTGCACATTCCCCCTCATGCATTTATTTCAGGCCACttgtctctgctgtctgcagTTTCCAGTCACAGGAACCGCCGCCTCATCACAACCTCTCTGCTCACTGTGTCCCTGTTGCCCTAGCAACCACAGGGACATGTGCAGAGCTGActggattgtgtttttttttttttttttttttttttttttttttttatactcaagCAGCACGAGAGCCCTGTCCTGTTCCCAGCTCTGCTCTGCACACTGCGTCCCTGTTGCCTTAGCAACAACAGGACACGCGCAGAGCTGAGTGaatctttttatgttttttcaaACTTCAGAGCCGCTGCGTGAGAGCCCTGTCCTGCGTGAGAGCAGCATCATGTGTTTCCCTAGCAACCACAGGGACCCGTGCACAGAAAGAGCAGGCTGaactgcacacatgcgcagtttgTTATGAGCTTGGACACacacggacgcagagacacatgcgtattattatataggataagaaCCACCCATTAAAAAACGGGTACTAGGCCACAGCCACTAAACCCCGGCAACGCACGTACCGATGCATCCCGCTCACCCGTCCCCCACtgctgtctgcagtatatgcacaaagggagatgtttcttacttggcagttggaaaaagctgttatttcccacaatgcaatgaagttcccagacagcaaactgtgaagtctggaacacacacacacacacacacacacacacacacacacacacacacacacacacacacacacacacacacacacacacacacacacacacacacacacacacacacacacacacacacacacacacacctgtcttTAGAAGAACTGTGTTGATtagtaatatttagattaataatatgtaTGTGTAATAATTGagcaagtgtatgtgtgtgtgtgtgtgtatgtatgtatgtacgtgtatacTTGTTTCTTGTCTTCACATACTGCGCTgtctaaccttgacatttgaaagatagttgtaatataaacaaaaaatgttttagcttctgtaactaaaataatctTATATAATCTTATAAAtttcacagcctggaatatgctgagatgtcccagagcaatattttaaagaagtaccCCAACTTTGCAGTTTACAATGaagttttgcatagaacattaaaacttaaaacagacacatatgacagcttttcctgcataaataaaccacTAGAATTCTGACAGGCCCCCACTGTACCTTCTAAATATCGTctgcctgcatatagaatagcagtgctggcaccacccatccacatactgtagaagccagcgagcagtcatgtGCTGGATTCCAATCCAATttggcatcaggtgacactgctgtccaactggacagcaggttgtcacctggatatgcttcactgtctgctgCACAAAAATGCTTTTCGGCGCCGCATGACTAAATGGCTGCTgttgggagttctcctccaggcatgattggggggaatcaatacctagattcagtgtaatgtttttcaacattttatgtatgttcctgccccccggcagtctgaagtacgttgacccggcccttgactgaaaaagtttgagGACCTCTGCcgtagagccttcccggtcctcgATCCATCCTGTCATTCCTGCACTGTGCCCGGTTAACGTTATTCATCCTGCTGGGTCTTCGGCACTCCTTGAGTAGCCTTCGGAGCTACTTACCCGTGTAGTTCAAAAAATGAGGGTGCCTGTATTGCACATGCACAAGGCTGGATGTGCTTGTCTATGGCTACTTAAGGAGTGCCAAAGAGCTATTCGACCTAGTAGGTCAAATAACTTCCACCAGGGACAGCGCAGGAATGATAGGAATGACCAAGGATCGGGAAGACTATAtgggattcagagccttccctctactttggCAAGTATCAAACcacactagagatgttttgtatttttgtatctgGTGGCCTGccttgtctttaaccactttgtcctctgctacagtatatctacgtcagctgtggcaccctccaagccacagccacgtgtatatatactgacctgcttgcataTATACTGACAATTTGTGTAGCCAATCAGAGACACCCCCccgatgaacgatcaccgctgtagcaaacagcgtgatcattcatctctccccctccgtggtcggatctgcataacacacattttttatttcgagtgtataattttatactggggggcagatctggctataatggtgggggcCTAATCCTGGGTGCAGCCgctaatcctgagggcgcatctggctataatgggggaccactattcctggggacacatttggttataatgaggggcagcaattctggggatacatctgtctatactgggaggtgccaaacacagatgacacatcgggctatactgggggtgactgatattggggacacatctggctattggggggggggggggggttctgatacttgggacacattttgctgtcaatactgggggacatattactggtgacatgtttttatctcctttttatttattttcccattaaaatgcatagaaaacttttttggtctagggataaaatacccgccaatgaaagtctagtttgtcctgaaaaaaacgatacctagatcatttaggtgtcatgagtaaggataaagctatggctgattaaatagggacatagctaaaacgtcaaaattgctctggtcaataaggggaaaacaaggtctggatgcgaagtggttaaagggactttgagcacctctcatgggcatgactttaagactccgaccagtactgaaaAGTACTTAAATATGCATACATttatgtagcttgtgctctcctcttacaTTTGATGCCTAAATcggcattctacaccaaataatttttgttcgatttcaatttataaATCGTGGCTGCTAtcgtggctatgttataacttccgggtctcctctgtcttctctgttagagaagtgcatcactgaatgaagcaggaagaggaagtgacacgcatggtcattgcaagaggctcctccagaggggtcatagcacgactttgttggatgtcgtctggcttaaaggcatgcccatgaggtgctcggagtccctttaaattgattTAACAATTTTAATTAGCAGGTTTTTCAATAAAGATAATCTTGTGAACACATTGTGCAATGAGTtacctttttttaatttgagaagacggaaaatctttttcttttgtgTTTGGTTACATAAGGCTGTGGTGTGCTTCACATGTGGCCTTGGACCCTCCACTCCCATGACGTTGACCAGGTTCCCTATATAGCACCATGGGACCAAGCCAAAATGTCTGAGAGGAGTGTTGAGAGGTTTGAAGAATATCTGGTGCATCTGTACATTTCTGTTTTTAATGTGCAGAAACCAAACCATTTTAACTGCCTAATTTTTATAATTTTATCAGACTATATTTGTACATTATACCTTTATTGAATCTCATTTTCCCTTGCAGTCAGTATTtgtgtggtggtttttttttttgtttttttttaattattggtaTCCTGCATGCTAAAAACGTTGTTGGGGTTTTCACATGTAGACATTCTcttatggtttgtttgtttttttgttttgtttttgttttttaggtaGAGGAACTTCGTAAAGCCATTGAAGAACTGTACTACTTTGAGTTTGTACTGGATGACATACCAATCCGTGGCTTTGTAGGTTATATGGAAGAGAGCGGctttctgccacacactcataaaATTGGCTTATGGTCGCATCTGGACTTCAACATTGAGTATAATGAGGACCACATTATATTTGCTAATGTTAGTGTTCGAGATGTGAAACCTTTCAGCTTAGATGAAGTGAGAGAGCCTCTTAGTTTGACTCACACTTACAGTATTCGTTGGTTCCCAACCACTACTACTTATGAGCGTCGTGGAGACCGCCTCAGGGACTCTAGCTTCTTTCCCAAGAGTTTGGAGATTCATTGGCTCTCTATCATTAATTCTATGGTGCTAGTCTTCCTGCTACTGGGTTTTGTGGTCATCATTCTCATGCGTGTTCTCAAGAGTGATTTGGCTCGGTACAACCTAGATGAAGAAGGAACAGATGATATGGAACAGGGAGACAATGGATGGAAGATCATCCACACAGATGTCTTCCGCTTCCCACCATATCGAAGTCTGTTGTGTGCCATACTTGGAGTAGGCTCCCAATTCCTGGCACTTGGGACAGGTAACTTgactttacttttatttttttttaatatatacatgTTTTTGGCTGCTAATGCTTTTCCATTCTATCTAGGTATCATAGTCATGGTTCTCCTGGGAATGTTTAATGTGCACAGACATGGAGCTATAAATTCTGCTGCTATTCTGCTGTATGCGCTAACTTGCTGTGTCTCTGGCTATGTGTCCAGTAATTTCTACAGAAAGTTGGGTGGAGATCGCTGGGTTTGGAATATTGTTCTCACTACCAGCCTCTTTTCAGGTAAGGTAATCTATTTAGTATATTTTAAAGGGTATCTGAACTGATGTGTCACACAATAagttatacatgtatgtataccTCCGATCCTACAAagaacttgttatagttagtttttcatctcggatccgctttaaggaggttgaagttaaagtggatccaagataaacttttactcattgcataattgtgttcctttcatacagtttatagggcattcctcaagccaaatacttttgttttaatactctacttccctataaactaaacaagcctcgcccacagcttttcagacagtagctagggcttatgggagctcagtctgggcaggaggaggggaggtgttactagccagagatttcagaggcagaggggatgatggggaattaggttttcacgggatgagagctgcagcttgcctgtgtgtaatgtttacaaacagaacatggccgctgtcattgtatcacaggaagaaataatcatgttctgttgaagctgtctgcagctagatttgctgtgtaaactatgtaaactttagataagatatatagacaagttacttgttatagttagtttttcatctcggatttaaagagactctgtaacaaaaatgtcatcctgtttttttttttaccatcctacaagttccaaaacctattctaatgtgctctggcttactgcagcactttctactatcactctgtaataaatcagcttatctttcccctgtcagacttgtcaccctgtgtctggaagactgccaagttcttcagtgttgtggttctgctatgcacgcccccctccaggcccctctatgcacactgcctgtgtattatttagattagggcagcttctctcagctctattatcttttacaagctggataaatcgtcctctgagctggctgggatttcacatactgaggaatttacACGGGCAGAgctatttgcaggaagaaacaatcagcctcacagcctgtcactctttagtgcatgagagctgcagggggacagaaggtaaacgcacaaatgatcttttgagattcaaaaggaagggagtatacagcctgcttgagtatggatgtattttctatgtggggacatactgtacatcaacctacttcctgttttggtggccattttgtttgtttataaactttttaaaactgttttaaccacttttaatgcggcggggagcggcgaaattgtgacagagggtaatagatgtcccctaacgcagtgttccccaaccctgtcctcaaggcccaccaacagtgcaggttttgtggaaatccacagaggtagttaatcagctctgctgagacactaattacctcacctgtgcatgtttgtggttttctacaaaacatgtaatgttggtgggccttgaggacagggttggggaactctgccctaacgcactggtatgtttaattttgtgcgattttaacaatacagattctctttaaggtttgaaGGTTATAGCTGCTACACAGATATACTTACCTGAAAATCCTTTGCAGCATTTTCTGAGGATAAAAACAACATTTATGAGAGGGGGGGGGCTAGCATTGTAGAGAAATTGATTACAGAAGGAATTTATGTGTGCCATGTTCATGTTGTGGTAGAAAGATGGTAGAGAGATAAAGTAGGCCAGGTTGATAAACTCCGTACTCACCTCACTTCTTGAAAGGCAATTGCATATAATCACTTCCCTATGTGAAACTGAACCCCAATAATACAACAGTCCATGACAGTGGGTGGAGCGATGTAAATTATTCCTGTTTTGCTGCTTCTGAGAGGTGCTAGTTCATAGAACACCTACAGCTCTTCATTACAAAGAAATCCAACTTGCATACAGCTGTTTTGAGATCTTTTGTTGCAACTCAGTATGCAAACTTTTGTGCAGATGCTTGTCTACAGAGCTCTGTCCAATTTTATTTCTCTTGTATGTGTAATACTATTTCTTaattttaaatgacttttgcgtTTTTATTTTAGCTCCATTTTTCCTTACCTGGAGTGTGGTGAATTCAGTTCATTGGGCCAATGGTTCGACCCAAGCTCTTCCAGCTACCACAATCCTGCTCCTTCTCACTGTCTGGCTCCTGGTTGGTTTTCCTCTCACAGTAATTGGAGGCATCTTTGGTAAAAACAGCGCAGGAAGCTTTGAGGCTCCATGTCGGACCAAGAATATTGCTCGGGAAATCCCACGCCAACCTTGGTATAAGTCTGCACCAGTCCACATGGCAATCGGAGGTTTCTTACCTTTCAGGTATCCTGCATATGCTTACTACCTAGCATGACTTTACAGCTGTATGAGTTAG contains:
- the TM9SF1 gene encoding transmembrane 9 superfamily member 1, with amino-acid sequence MDILQSLVFLCMWVALPSPIAGDNRYKQGDPVMLYVNKVGPYHNPQETYHYYQLPVCAPDQIRHKSLTLGEVLDGDRMAESMYKVTFRVNVEREPLCELKLSVSQVEELRKAIEELYYFEFVLDDIPIRGFVGYMEESGFLPHTHKIGLWSHLDFNIEYNEDHIIFANVSVRDVKPFSLDEVREPLSLTHTYSIRWFPTTTTYERRGDRLRDSSFFPKSLEIHWLSIINSMVLVFLLLGFVVIILMRVLKSDLARYNLDEEGTDDMEQGDNGWKIIHTDVFRFPPYRSLLCAILGVGSQFLALGTGIIVMVLLGMFNVHRHGAINSAAILLYALTCCVSGYVSSNFYRKLGGDRWVWNIVLTTSLFSAPFFLTWSVVNSVHWANGSTQALPATTILLLLTVWLLVGFPLTVIGGIFGKNSAGSFEAPCRTKNIAREIPRQPWYKSAPVHMAIGGFLPFSAISVELYYIFATVWGREQYTLYGILFIVFAILLSVGACISVALTYFQLSGEDYRWWWRSILSTGSTGAFIFLYSVFYYWRRSNMSGVVQSVEFFGYSFLTAYVFFLMLGTVSFMASLRFIRYIYVNLKMD